In Streptomyces canus, one DNA window encodes the following:
- the ptlF gene encoding 1-deoxy-11-beta-hydroxypentalenate dehydrogenase, with translation MQLQTRTAVVTGAASGIGLALSARFARAGAGVVMADVEGDALHRRAAELTAQGAQVTAVTADLTDPDAVEGLADTAFDLLGDIDVVCNNAGVLGPVGQPLWEVPLERMRQVFEVNHWAHVLVARAFVPRLLERGRPAHLIHTASMSAFVVGAGSAAYAASKHADLAVARSLRADLRGTGVRVSVLCPGRVDTPMVQGLTAPRGAGGDISVSAEDVAGLVWEALGSDRFYLFSNSDAPLRLRGQFDDVWRHVSLPPPSLEEELWPAPKATTVATKH, from the coding sequence GTGCAGTTACAGACAAGGACGGCCGTGGTGACCGGCGCGGCCAGCGGCATCGGCCTCGCCCTCAGCGCCCGCTTCGCACGGGCCGGCGCCGGGGTGGTCATGGCGGACGTCGAAGGCGACGCGCTGCACCGGCGGGCCGCCGAACTCACCGCACAGGGCGCTCAGGTCACCGCCGTGACCGCAGACCTGACCGACCCGGACGCCGTTGAAGGGCTCGCGGACACGGCGTTCGACCTGCTCGGCGACATCGACGTGGTGTGCAACAACGCCGGGGTCCTCGGCCCCGTGGGACAGCCCCTGTGGGAGGTGCCGCTGGAGCGGATGCGACAGGTCTTCGAGGTGAACCACTGGGCGCACGTCCTGGTGGCCCGCGCCTTCGTCCCCCGGCTCCTGGAGCGCGGCCGGCCCGCCCATCTGATCCACACCGCCTCGATGTCCGCCTTCGTCGTCGGCGCGGGCAGCGCCGCCTACGCCGCCTCCAAGCACGCCGACCTCGCGGTCGCCCGCAGTCTCCGTGCCGATCTGCGGGGCACCGGGGTCCGCGTGTCGGTGCTGTGCCCCGGCCGGGTCGACACCCCCATGGTCCAAGGCCTGACGGCCCCGCGCGGCGCGGGCGGCGACATCTCGGTGAGCGCCGAGGACGTCGCCGGACTCGTGTGGGAGGCCCTCGGCTCCGACCGCTTCTATCTCTTCAGCAACTCCGACGCCCCGCTGCGGCTGCGCGGTCAGTTCGACGACGTGTGGCGTCATGTATCCCTTCCGCCCCCTTCCCTCGAGGAGGAGCTGTGGCCCGCGCCGAAAGCGACGACCGTAGCGACGAAACACTGA
- a CDS encoding polyprenyl synthetase family protein — protein MSTAPACLSHSRGTITPALRAAVDRLDHRSRHQAAYHFGWITAGGAPTSADAGKAVRPALALLSAEAVGAPPEVALPGAVAVELVHNFSLVHDDLMDGDEERRHRRTVWKLWGASSAILTGDAMLALAQEVLLDTGLPTAAPAARLLARTTRHLIRGQVQDLVFEQRSHVTVEECVDMAAGKTGALLSASAAIGAVLAGAPEATVDALALYGDQAGVAFQLVDDVLGIWGDPAVTGKSVHSDLRSRKKSLPVSHALNQDGPLSDELAAWLTTPGEPDEEELRRVADLIEDAGGRDWALAEAARRMALAEDALRGVELDAGARDELLALGRFVIDREV, from the coding sequence ATGAGCACCGCTCCCGCCTGCCTCAGCCACAGCCGGGGCACGATCACCCCGGCGCTGCGCGCCGCCGTCGACCGGCTCGACCACCGCTCACGTCACCAGGCGGCCTACCACTTCGGATGGATCACCGCCGGCGGCGCGCCCACCAGCGCCGACGCCGGCAAGGCCGTACGGCCGGCGCTCGCGCTGCTGTCGGCCGAGGCGGTCGGCGCACCGCCGGAGGTCGCTCTGCCGGGCGCCGTCGCCGTGGAACTCGTGCACAACTTCTCCCTGGTGCACGACGACCTGATGGACGGCGACGAGGAGCGCCGCCACCGGCGCACGGTGTGGAAGCTGTGGGGTGCCTCCAGCGCGATCCTGACCGGTGACGCGATGCTGGCGCTGGCCCAGGAGGTGCTGCTGGACACCGGGCTGCCGACGGCGGCGCCCGCCGCACGGCTGCTGGCGCGGACCACCCGGCATCTGATCCGCGGCCAGGTCCAGGACCTGGTCTTCGAACAGCGCTCGCACGTCACGGTCGAGGAGTGCGTCGACATGGCCGCCGGCAAGACCGGCGCGCTGCTGTCGGCGAGCGCCGCGATCGGCGCCGTCCTCGCCGGGGCACCGGAGGCGACGGTGGACGCGCTGGCGCTCTACGGCGACCAGGCCGGCGTCGCCTTCCAGCTCGTCGACGACGTTCTCGGCATCTGGGGCGACCCGGCCGTCACCGGCAAGTCGGTCCACTCCGATCTGCGCTCCCGCAAGAAGTCCCTGCCGGTGAGCCACGCACTGAACCAGGACGGCCCGCTCAGCGACGAGCTGGCCGCCTGGCTCACCACCCCCGGCGAACCCGACGAGGAGGAACTGCGGCGCGTGGCCGACCTGATCGAGGACGCCGGCGGCCGGGACTGGGCGCTGGCCGAGGCCGCCCGGCGAATGGCGCTGGCCGAGGACGCGCTGCGCGGTGTCGAGCTGGACGCCGGCGCGCGGGACGAACTCCTCGCGCTCGGGCGGTTCGTCATCGACCGCGAGGTCTGA
- a CDS encoding 4-hydroxy-3-methylbut-2-enyl diphosphate reductase codes for MTGSVVLAQPRGFCAGVRRAIGIVERALDLHGAPVYVRKEIVHNHYIVSELKKRGAVFVDSEDEVPKGAVCVFSAHGVSPGVRSSAVERQLEVIDATCPLVSKVHQEAVRFARDGRTILLVGHEGHEEVEGVLGEAPERIVVIETEEDVRRLGLPDDTPVAVLTQTTLSFDETAKVVEALRARFTDLITPGDDDICYASQNRQNAVKDLARRNDLVLVIGSRNSSNSLRMVEVAREHGAAAHLVPDASHLEQAWLEGASAIGISSGASAPEILVDGLVTRLAELGFDRVELQQGIAEDVVFSMPGRLADPVSGRVPQTPLAGEAVSSPGVTR; via the coding sequence ATGACGGGCAGCGTCGTCCTGGCACAGCCGCGCGGTTTCTGCGCGGGCGTGCGACGAGCCATCGGCATTGTCGAGCGGGCACTGGACCTGCACGGAGCGCCGGTGTACGTGCGCAAGGAGATCGTGCACAACCACTACATCGTCTCGGAACTCAAGAAGCGCGGCGCGGTCTTCGTCGACAGCGAGGACGAGGTCCCCAAGGGCGCGGTCTGCGTGTTCTCCGCGCACGGCGTCTCTCCCGGTGTGCGGTCCTCCGCCGTCGAACGGCAGCTCGAAGTCATCGACGCCACCTGCCCGCTGGTCTCCAAGGTGCACCAGGAGGCGGTGCGCTTCGCCCGAGACGGCCGGACCATCCTCCTGGTCGGGCACGAGGGACACGAGGAGGTCGAGGGCGTCCTCGGCGAGGCCCCCGAGCGTATCGTCGTCATCGAGACCGAGGAGGACGTACGGCGGCTCGGTCTGCCCGACGACACCCCGGTGGCGGTTCTCACCCAGACCACCCTGTCGTTCGACGAGACCGCGAAGGTCGTCGAGGCGCTACGCGCCCGCTTCACGGACCTGATCACCCCGGGCGACGACGACATCTGCTACGCGAGCCAGAACCGGCAGAACGCCGTCAAGGACCTGGCGCGCCGCAACGACCTGGTCCTCGTCATCGGCTCACGCAACTCCAGCAACTCGCTGCGCATGGTCGAGGTGGCACGGGAACACGGGGCCGCGGCGCATCTCGTGCCCGACGCGAGCCATCTCGAACAGGCATGGCTGGAAGGGGCCTCGGCCATCGGCATCAGCTCGGGAGCCAGCGCCCCGGAAATCCTGGTCGACGGTCTCGTCACCAGGCTGGCCGAGCTCGGTTTCGACCGGGTCGAGCTTCAGCAGGGCATCGCCGAGGACGTCGTGTTCTCCATGCCCGGACGCCTGGCCGACCCGGTCAGCGGCCGGGTGCCGCAGACACCGCTGGCCGGTGAGGCCGTGTCCTCACCCGGTGTGACGCGATGA
- the ptlA gene encoding pentalenene synthase — MPQDVHFHIPLPGRQSPDHARAEAEQLAWPRSLGLIKSEAAAERHLRGGYADLASRFYPHATGADLDLGVDLMSWFFLFDDLFDGPRGEDPEEAKRLTDAVAAALDGPLPASAPPIAHGFADIWRRTCEGMTPAWCARSARHWRNYFDGYIDEAESRFCDTPADSAAQYLAMRRHTIGVQPTVDLAERAGRFEVPHRVFDSAVVSAMLQIAVDVNLMLNDIASLEKEEARGEQNNMVLILRRENGWSKNRSISHIQGEVHARLEQFLLLESCLPKVSEIYRLDTGEREALERYRTDAVRPVIRGSYDWHRSSGRYDAEFAVAASSQGYLEELGSSAR, encoded by the coding sequence ATGCCCCAGGATGTCCACTTCCACATACCCCTGCCGGGTCGGCAGAGCCCCGACCACGCCCGGGCCGAGGCCGAGCAGCTGGCGTGGCCGCGCTCGCTCGGTCTGATCAAGTCCGAAGCGGCGGCCGAGCGTCATCTGCGCGGCGGCTACGCCGACCTGGCCTCCCGCTTCTACCCGCACGCCACCGGCGCCGACCTGGACCTGGGCGTCGACCTGATGTCGTGGTTCTTCCTCTTCGACGACCTCTTCGACGGTCCGCGCGGCGAGGACCCCGAGGAGGCCAAGCGCCTCACCGACGCGGTGGCGGCCGCACTGGACGGTCCGCTGCCCGCCTCGGCGCCACCGATCGCCCACGGGTTCGCCGACATCTGGCGGCGCACCTGCGAGGGCATGACACCCGCCTGGTGCGCGCGCAGCGCCCGGCACTGGCGGAACTACTTCGACGGGTACATCGACGAGGCCGAGAGCCGGTTCTGCGACACGCCGGCCGACTCCGCCGCGCAGTACCTCGCCATGCGGCGGCACACCATCGGTGTGCAGCCGACGGTGGACCTCGCCGAGCGCGCGGGCCGCTTCGAGGTGCCGCACCGGGTCTTCGACAGCGCCGTGGTGTCCGCGATGCTCCAGATCGCCGTCGACGTCAACCTGATGCTCAACGACATCGCCTCCCTGGAGAAGGAGGAGGCCCGCGGCGAGCAGAACAACATGGTCCTGATCCTGCGCCGCGAGAACGGCTGGTCCAAGAACCGCAGCATCTCCCACATCCAGGGCGAGGTGCACGCCCGGCTCGAACAGTTCCTGCTGCTGGAGTCCTGCCTGCCGAAGGTCAGCGAGATCTACCGGCTCGACACCGGCGAGCGCGAGGCACTGGAGCGATACCGCACGGACGCCGTACGCCCGGTGATCCGCGGGTCCTACGACTGGCACCGCTCCTCGGGCCGCTACGACGCCGAGTTCGCGGTTGCCGCCAGCTCCCAGGGCTATCTGGAGGAACTCGGCAGCAGCGCCCGCTAG
- the ptlD gene encoding neopentalenolactone/pentalenolactone F synthase — protein sequence MDVTPIPGAALGAVVHGAHITGDMDKTQFEEIWAALDSHLVLVFRGHETPSYEEFLGFGRRFGYIPKTGLTSGAHPDHNEILIVSNLVEDGRKIGVGDAEWMGWHTDYSFRPRVSQVGFLEAVEVPSSGGGETLFTDMYALYESLSPEERRRLHSYRVRHALRTGYEETIEEELQGEVSLGESTARIQPEDGTSTIHPLIARNPRTGRQSVYISTLNTKRIVDLAPDESRKLLDELLSHAGKPQYTYAHTWQPGDIVMWDQLGTVHAKQAFDPAERRVMRQVVSIFDDPTGPWRAEVAA from the coding sequence ATGGATGTAACGCCGATACCCGGCGCCGCTCTCGGCGCCGTCGTGCACGGCGCCCATATCACCGGCGACATGGACAAGACCCAGTTCGAGGAGATCTGGGCGGCGCTCGACTCGCATCTCGTCCTCGTCTTCCGCGGCCACGAGACCCCCTCCTACGAGGAGTTCCTGGGCTTCGGCCGCCGCTTCGGGTACATCCCGAAGACCGGTCTGACCAGCGGCGCCCACCCCGACCACAACGAGATCCTGATCGTCTCCAACCTGGTGGAGGACGGCCGCAAGATCGGCGTCGGCGACGCCGAGTGGATGGGCTGGCACACCGACTACTCCTTCCGCCCCCGCGTCTCCCAGGTCGGCTTCCTGGAGGCCGTGGAAGTGCCGTCCTCCGGCGGCGGGGAGACCCTCTTCACCGACATGTACGCCCTGTACGAGTCGCTGTCGCCCGAGGAGCGCCGGCGTCTGCACTCCTACCGGGTCCGCCACGCCTTGCGCACCGGGTACGAGGAGACCATCGAGGAGGAGCTCCAGGGTGAGGTGTCCCTCGGTGAGAGCACCGCGCGGATCCAGCCCGAGGACGGCACTTCCACCATCCACCCGCTGATCGCCCGCAATCCGCGCACCGGCCGCCAGTCGGTCTACATCAGCACCCTCAACACCAAGCGGATCGTGGACCTCGCCCCCGACGAAAGCCGCAAGCTGCTCGACGAACTGCTGTCGCACGCGGGCAAACCCCAGTACACCTACGCCCACACCTGGCAGCCCGGGGACATCGTCATGTGGGACCAGCTCGGCACCGTCCACGCCAAGCAGGCCTTCGACCCGGCCGAACGGCGCGTCATGCGCCAGGTTGTCAGCATCTTCGACGACCCGACCGGCCCCTGGCGCGCGGAGGTCGCCGCATGA
- the ptlE gene encoding neopentalenolactone/pentalenolactone D synthase, protein MARAESDDRSDETLTIDLEAVREKYRQERDKRSVGRTYRFARGDFSRYARDPYTERQEREPLTDEVDVAVVGAGIGGLLTGAHLRKETGLERIRLIDEAGDVGGTWYWNRFPGVRCDVESYVYMPLLEEIGTIPTEKYSTGPEIFAHLQQIAHRYDLYRDALFQTTVTELRWDEAAGKWLVSTDRGDLIRARYVAMSIGLMHRPKLPGLPGLETFAGHSFHTSRWDFDYTGGDSTGGLTKLKDKKVGVIGTGSTTIQLAPHLAEWAEQLVLFQRTPAAVDVRGNRPTPSDWADTLEPGWQQHRMENFHALTSGLPQDEDLVQDRWTQTTAKLAAAILPTGDTGGDPKERALAAERADFLKMEELRARIDSVVTDPATAAALKPYYRVYCKRPCFHDGYLQTFNRPNVTLVDTQGQGVERLTPAGVVANGREYPVDCLVFATGYEHEFAVPYTDRAGYDIVGRNGVKLSEKWADGAHTLHGLQVNGFPNCFILSKVQAGRHVNIAYMLGEQTRHLAHIVKSVEERGHQVVEASEAGEKEWVEEILRLATNDLDFLENCTPGLYNNEGDPSGLPLLNSSYGGGSVEFVNILRRWREAGDLAGLELR, encoded by the coding sequence GTGGCCCGCGCCGAAAGCGACGACCGTAGCGACGAAACACTGACCATCGACCTGGAAGCGGTGAGGGAGAAATACCGGCAGGAACGCGACAAGCGCAGCGTCGGCCGCACCTACCGGTTCGCGCGCGGTGACTTCAGCCGCTACGCGCGAGACCCCTACACCGAGCGGCAGGAGCGCGAGCCGCTCACCGACGAGGTGGACGTCGCCGTCGTCGGCGCCGGCATCGGCGGCCTGCTGACCGGCGCCCATCTGCGCAAGGAGACCGGCCTGGAGCGCATCCGGCTGATCGACGAGGCCGGCGATGTCGGCGGCACCTGGTACTGGAACCGCTTCCCAGGCGTCCGGTGCGACGTCGAGAGCTACGTCTACATGCCGCTGCTCGAAGAGATCGGCACGATACCCACCGAGAAGTACTCCACCGGGCCCGAGATCTTCGCCCACCTCCAGCAGATCGCCCACAGGTACGACCTCTACCGCGACGCCCTCTTCCAGACCACCGTCACCGAGCTGCGCTGGGACGAGGCCGCCGGGAAGTGGCTGGTGAGCACCGACCGCGGCGATCTGATCCGGGCCCGTTACGTGGCCATGTCGATCGGTCTGATGCACCGCCCCAAACTCCCCGGGCTGCCAGGCCTGGAGACGTTCGCCGGGCACTCCTTCCACACCAGCCGCTGGGACTTCGACTACACCGGCGGCGACAGCACCGGCGGCCTGACCAAGCTGAAGGACAAGAAGGTCGGCGTCATCGGCACCGGCTCGACGACCATCCAGCTCGCCCCGCACCTCGCCGAGTGGGCCGAGCAGCTCGTCCTCTTCCAGCGCACCCCGGCCGCCGTCGACGTCCGCGGCAACCGGCCCACCCCGTCCGACTGGGCGGACACCCTCGAACCGGGCTGGCAGCAGCACCGGATGGAGAACTTCCACGCGCTGACCTCCGGCCTCCCGCAGGACGAGGACCTGGTCCAGGACCGCTGGACCCAGACCACGGCCAAGCTGGCCGCCGCGATCCTGCCCACCGGCGACACCGGGGGCGACCCGAAGGAGCGGGCGCTCGCGGCCGAGCGGGCGGACTTCCTCAAGATGGAGGAACTGCGCGCCCGCATCGACAGCGTCGTCACCGACCCCGCGACCGCCGCCGCCCTCAAGCCGTACTACCGCGTGTACTGCAAGCGGCCCTGCTTCCACGACGGCTACCTCCAGACCTTCAACCGGCCCAACGTGACCCTGGTCGACACCCAGGGGCAGGGCGTGGAGCGGCTCACCCCGGCCGGGGTGGTCGCGAACGGCCGGGAGTACCCGGTCGACTGCCTGGTCTTCGCCACCGGCTACGAGCACGAGTTCGCCGTCCCGTACACCGACCGCGCCGGCTACGACATCGTCGGCCGCAACGGCGTGAAGCTGTCGGAGAAGTGGGCGGACGGGGCGCACACCCTGCACGGACTCCAGGTGAATGGTTTCCCCAACTGCTTCATCCTGTCGAAGGTCCAGGCCGGCCGGCACGTCAACATCGCCTACATGCTGGGCGAGCAGACCCGGCACCTCGCGCACATCGTCAAGTCCGTCGAGGAGCGCGGCCACCAGGTCGTGGAGGCCTCCGAGGCCGGCGAGAAGGAATGGGTCGAGGAGATCCTGCGGCTCGCCACCAACGACCTCGACTTCCTGGAGAACTGCACGCCCGGCCTCTACAACAACGAGGGCGACCCGAGCGGACTGCCCCTGCTCAACTCCAGCTACGGCGGCGGCTCGGTGGAGTTCGTGAACATCCTCAGGCGCTGGCGCGAGGCGGGCGACCTCGCCGGCCTCGAACTGCGCTGA
- a CDS encoding 1-deoxy-D-xylulose-5-phosphate synthase: MPRLEEIRGPEDLRALSSRQARDLAPQIRQLLVDTCTVTGGHLGPNLGVVELSIALHRVFDSPRDRILWDTGHQAYVHKILTGRTEALATLRRTGGLSGYPCRAESEHDVIENSHASTALSWADGLARAHAIRGETDRAVVAVVGDGALTGGMTWEALNNIAAAPERPVVVVLNDNGRSYAPTVGAIAEHLAVLRGPDAPQALFESLGLAYLGPVDGHDMEAVEAALHKAAALRRPVVVHCVTEKGRGHLQAEQDETDRFHAVRAASAKKAAGAPSWTSVFGRELVDLAADRPDVVAITAAMLDPTGLSEFARRYPERTIDVGIAEQHAVTSAAGLALGGLHPVVALYATFLNRAFDQLLLDVALHRAPVTFVLDRAGVTGDDGPSHNGMWDLSLLNLVPGLRLAAPRDAATLRRALREAVACDDGPTALRFPKGASGDDIPAVDVFAGIDILRRGERPDVLLVSVGVMAATCLEVADLLAAQGVGVTVVDPRWIKPVASELMGLALDHQLVATVEDNGRVGGVGARVAQALSDAEATLPVRTFGVPQHFLNHGSRSDLLEASGLTARHLAQTLLESLPAGRYEARQEATPSLALGGH; this comes from the coding sequence ATGCCACGTCTGGAGGAGATCCGGGGGCCGGAGGACCTGCGGGCCCTGTCCTCGCGACAGGCCCGCGATCTGGCGCCGCAGATCCGGCAACTGCTGGTGGACACCTGCACCGTCACCGGCGGTCACCTCGGTCCCAACCTCGGGGTTGTCGAGCTGTCGATCGCCCTTCACCGGGTCTTCGACTCCCCCCGCGACCGGATCCTGTGGGACACCGGCCACCAGGCCTACGTGCACAAGATCCTCACCGGCCGCACCGAGGCCCTGGCCACGCTCCGCCGGACCGGCGGGCTGTCGGGGTATCCCTGCCGCGCCGAGTCCGAGCACGATGTCATCGAGAACTCGCACGCCTCGACGGCGCTGTCGTGGGCGGACGGGCTGGCGCGCGCCCACGCCATCCGTGGGGAGACCGACCGTGCCGTGGTGGCCGTGGTCGGCGACGGCGCGCTGACCGGGGGCATGACCTGGGAGGCCCTCAACAACATCGCGGCCGCCCCCGAGCGCCCGGTGGTCGTGGTGCTCAACGACAACGGCCGCTCCTACGCCCCCACGGTCGGCGCCATCGCCGAGCACCTGGCCGTGCTGCGCGGCCCCGACGCCCCGCAGGCCCTGTTCGAGAGCCTGGGGCTGGCCTACCTCGGCCCTGTGGACGGCCATGACATGGAGGCCGTGGAGGCCGCGCTGCACAAGGCGGCCGCCCTGCGCCGGCCCGTGGTGGTGCACTGCGTCACGGAGAAGGGCCGCGGCCACCTCCAGGCCGAGCAGGACGAGACGGACCGATTCCACGCCGTGCGCGCCGCCTCCGCGAAGAAAGCGGCCGGCGCGCCCTCGTGGACGTCGGTGTTCGGCCGGGAGCTGGTGGACCTCGCGGCCGACCGGCCGGACGTGGTCGCCATCACCGCGGCCATGCTCGACCCGACCGGGCTGAGCGAGTTCGCGCGCCGCTACCCGGAGCGCACCATCGACGTGGGCATCGCCGAGCAGCACGCCGTGACCTCCGCAGCGGGACTGGCCCTGGGCGGCCTGCATCCGGTCGTCGCGCTGTACGCCACCTTCCTCAACCGTGCCTTCGACCAGCTCCTGCTGGACGTGGCCCTGCACCGCGCACCGGTGACCTTCGTCCTGGACCGGGCGGGCGTGACCGGCGACGACGGCCCGTCGCACAACGGCATGTGGGACCTGTCGCTGCTCAACCTGGTGCCCGGCCTGCGCCTCGCCGCACCGCGGGACGCCGCCACCCTGCGCCGCGCGCTCAGGGAGGCCGTCGCCTGCGACGACGGCCCGACCGCCCTGCGCTTCCCCAAGGGCGCCAGCGGAGACGACATTCCCGCCGTAGACGTCTTCGCCGGAATCGACATCCTGCGCCGCGGCGAGCGGCCGGACGTCCTCCTGGTCTCCGTCGGCGTCATGGCCGCCACCTGCCTGGAGGTGGCCGACCTGCTGGCCGCGCAGGGCGTCGGCGTCACCGTCGTGGACCCCCGCTGGATCAAACCGGTCGCATCCGAACTGATGGGGCTCGCCCTTGACCACCAGCTGGTCGCCACGGTCGAGGACAACGGCCGGGTCGGCGGCGTCGGGGCACGTGTCGCCCAGGCGCTGAGCGATGCCGAAGCTACGCTGCCGGTCCGCACCTTCGGCGTCCCGCAGCACTTCCTGAACCATGGCTCACGGTCCGACCTGTTGGAGGCAAGCGGCCTCACAGCCCGTCACCTCGCCCAGACGCTGCTGGAATCCTTGCCTGCCGGACGGTACGAAGCCCGGCAGGAGGCCACTCCCTCCCTGGCCCTCGGCGGACACTGA
- the ptlI gene encoding pentalenene oxygenase, with product MTEQTTFSAGAAPGALPVVGHALQMMRHPVNFMTSLSAHGDLVEIKIGPTTAHVPTHPELLRHVLTNDRIFDKGGVFYDRARDIAGNGLVTCPFADHRRQRRLMQSAFTRGQLKRYAEAMQAEIEETASRWQDGMVVDAFQEMYGMALRTVGRTLYSTPVSPELTAKVERSFDVVLNGLFRQMFLPASIRRLPLPSQRRYKSNLDFLHETTQQLINDYRNDGAEHDDLLAALLASRDDDGGRLDDREIHDQVITVMAAGTETVAGTLTWVFYLLSQHPEIEAALYEEIDTVLDGRAPEWDDLPSLSLADRIISEALRLHPPAWLFTRLTASATELAGRQLPEGTTIVFSPAAVAQYEDAFDNPAKFDPDRWLSDRVSPLARQTFMPFGTGARKCIGDLYARTEATLGLATILGRWRVTCEPDMDIRPVPLATVYHPRRLRLKLSARTPRPVASSVPAPTGGDAA from the coding sequence ATGACCGAGCAGACCACCTTCTCGGCGGGAGCGGCGCCAGGGGCGCTCCCCGTCGTGGGACACGCCCTCCAGATGATGCGTCACCCCGTGAACTTCATGACCTCCCTGTCAGCCCACGGAGACCTGGTCGAGATCAAGATCGGCCCCACCACGGCCCACGTCCCGACCCACCCCGAACTGCTGCGGCACGTCCTGACCAACGACCGCATCTTCGACAAGGGCGGCGTCTTCTACGACCGCGCCCGTGACATCGCCGGCAACGGCCTGGTCACCTGCCCGTTCGCCGACCACCGCCGCCAGCGCCGGCTGATGCAGTCGGCGTTCACCCGCGGCCAGCTCAAGCGGTATGCCGAGGCCATGCAGGCCGAGATCGAGGAGACGGCGTCGCGCTGGCAGGACGGCATGGTCGTCGACGCCTTCCAGGAGATGTACGGCATGGCCCTGCGCACGGTCGGCCGCACCCTGTACTCCACACCCGTCAGCCCCGAGCTGACGGCGAAGGTGGAACGTTCCTTCGACGTCGTGCTCAACGGCCTGTTCCGGCAGATGTTCCTGCCGGCCTCGATCCGCCGGCTGCCCCTGCCGTCCCAGCGCCGCTACAAGAGCAACCTGGACTTCCTGCACGAGACCACCCAGCAGCTCATCAACGACTACCGCAACGACGGCGCCGAGCATGACGATCTCCTCGCCGCGCTGCTGGCCTCCCGCGACGACGACGGCGGCCGGCTCGACGACAGGGAGATCCACGACCAGGTCATCACCGTGATGGCGGCCGGCACCGAGACGGTCGCCGGCACCCTCACCTGGGTCTTCTACCTGCTCTCCCAGCACCCGGAGATCGAGGCGGCGCTGTACGAGGAGATCGACACCGTCCTCGACGGCCGCGCGCCGGAGTGGGACGACCTGCCCAGCCTCTCCCTGGCCGACCGGATCATCTCCGAAGCACTCCGACTGCACCCGCCGGCCTGGCTGTTCACCCGGCTCACCGCGTCTGCGACCGAACTGGCGGGCCGGCAGCTGCCCGAGGGCACGACCATCGTCTTCAGCCCCGCCGCGGTGGCCCAGTACGAGGACGCCTTCGACAACCCCGCGAAGTTCGACCCGGATCGCTGGCTGTCGGACCGGGTCTCGCCGCTGGCCCGCCAGACGTTCATGCCGTTCGGCACCGGTGCCCGCAAATGCATCGGCGACCTGTACGCGCGCACCGAGGCCACGCTGGGGCTAGCCACGATCCTCGGCCGCTGGCGGGTCACCTGTGAGCCGGACATGGACATCCGCCCGGTACCACTGGCCACCGTCTACCACCCGCGCCGGCTGCGCCTGAAGCTGTCCGCGCGCACCCCGCGCCCCGTGGCGTCCTCCGTACCGGCACCGACTGGGGGTGACGCCGCATGA